The Phacochoerus africanus isolate WHEZ1 chromosome 15, ROS_Pafr_v1, whole genome shotgun sequence genome has a segment encoding these proteins:
- the LOC125116247 gene encoding basic proline-rich protein-like encodes MDWLCCIPLSRGRGRGRRRRRGRDGLCQACRTWMRTRGGRLWAVARRDPESPPPETRQERGEEGRRPPEEPPHRLLPGVLCRAGGERRSASCGHEDTVHTSLTTLEGLAPPEAQPEAGDPEPEAKTPAERKDPGAAPRGGPRPQEDSAPGQGGPVALSEGHSRPRGDSPPGEDEPSAPLPRGPAPLEESPTRAGWNQGASCSRTRPPGRLNSWAGSTCCSS; translated from the exons atggactggctcTGCTGCATCCCGCTCTCCCgaggccgaggccgaggccgCAGGCGTCGTCGCGGCAGAGATGGCCTCTGCCAAGCCTGCAGAACCTGGATGAGAACGCGAGGCGGACGCCTATGGGCCGTTGCCCGCAGGGACCCAGAG AGTCCCCCACCTGAGACCCGCCAGGAACGgggtgaggaaggcagaaggcCACCCGAGGAACCTCCACACAGACTGCTCCCCGGGGTCCTCTGCCGGGCTGGTGGGGAGCGCAGGAGCGCCAGCTGTGGCCATGAAGACACCGTCCACACGAGCCTGACAACCCTGGAAGGCCTGGCcccccctgaggcccagcctgaag CAGGAGACCCGGAGCCAGAGGCCAAGACGCCAGCCGAGCGGAAAGACCCTGGAGCAGCCCCCAGAGGAGGTCCAAGACCACAGGAGGACTCAGCACCCGGGCAGGGAGGACCTGTAGCTCTTTCAGAGGGACACTCACGTCCTCGTGGGGACTCGCCCCCCGGGGAGGAtgaaccctctgctcctctcccaagaGGCCCAGCTCCTCTTGAGGAGTCCCCCACCCGGGCAGGGTGGAACCAAGGCGCCTCCTGCAGCAGGACCAGGCCCCCAGGAAGACTCAACTCATGGGCAGGATcaacctgctgctcctcctga